The Bosea sp. 685 DNA window AGAAGGTGCGGCCAAGCGCATGGCGCTTGCCGCCGACGACGACCTTGGCGCCATGGGCGACGGCGTCGGCGACGTGGCGCTCGACCTTCTCGACCGCGCGCTCATTGATCAGCGGCCCCTGCACGACGCCGACCTCGACGCCATTGCCGACCTTCATCTTGGCGACTTCGCCGGCGAATTTCGCGACGAATTCGTCATGGACGCCGTCCTGGACGAAGAGGCGGTTGGTGCAGACGCAGGTCTGGCCCATGTTGCGGTACTTGGCGGCGATCGCACCCTGGACGGCGGCGTCGATGTCGGCGTCGTCGAAGACGATGAAGGGCGCGTTGCCGCCCAGTTCCAGCCCGACCTTCTTCACCGTCGAGGCGGCCTGCTGCATCAGGAGCTTGCCGACCGGCGTCGAGCCGGTGAAGCCGATGAAGCGCACGGCGGGGTGCGAGGTCATGACGCCGCCGATCTCCTTGGCATCGCCGGTGACGATGTTGAGGACGCCGGCGGGAATGCCCGCGCGCTGCGCGAGCTCAGCCAAGGCGAGCGCGGTCAGCGGCGTATCTGGCGCGGGCTTGACCACGAAGGTGCAGCCGGCGGCAAGGCCGGGCGAGCATTTGCGCGTGATCATCGCGGCCGGGAAGTTCCATGGCGTGATCGCGGCGCAGACGCCGACGGGCTGCTTCTGGATGATGATGCGCGAATTCGGGAAGGGCGAGGGAATGGTCTCGCCATAGATGCGCTTGGCTTCCTCCGCGTAGAACTCGACGAAGGAGGCGGCATAGGCGACCTCGCCGCGGGCTTCCGTGATCGGCTTGCCCTGCTCGGCGGTCATGATCTGGGCGAGGTCTTCCTGGTTCGCCATGATCAGCTCGAACCATTTGCGCAGGATGACGGAGCGCTCCTTGGCGGTCTTCTTCGCCCAGGGCTTGAAGGCGCGCGAGGCTGCCTCGACAGCCGCCGTCGTCTCAGCCGCGCCGAAGCGCGGCACCTTGGCCAGCACCACGCCCGTCGCCGGGTTGTCGACCGCGTCGACGCCCTCGCCGATCCAGGCGCCATCGACATAGCACTGCGACTTCAGGAGCGACGGGTCGTTGAGCTTGAGCATGACAAATCTCGAGGGAAGATCGCGGGAGCCGTTCGTTTAGCATAGCGCGACGGCACATGCCGACGGCCAATGCCGCATGACGCCGATATCATCGGCTCAATACAGGCCGGCAAATAGCGGGTTATGTCGCCTGGGCAGATTATGTCGCCTGGGGCGGTTATTTCGCCTGGGGCAGTTATTTCGCTTGGGGAGTACAGACCACCTTGTCGTCGAAGACGTAGCAGATGCTCATCTCGCCGGTGCGGATGTTGACGCGGAAGATGCCGCCCTCGCGCTCATGCCGCGACGGCACGAGCTGGTAGTCGCTGGGCGCCTGCGGCCCGGCCCCCTCGCCCGCCCCAAAGCAGATCGTCATGCCGACACCGCCTTCCTTGAGCTGGAACTGGCAGGCCCCGACCTCGCCTGTCGCCTTGTCGATACGGTAGACGCGGTTGAGATCGGTCTGGGGCGCCGGCGCGAATTCGAAGGGGGCAGCGACTGCCGGCCCGACCGCCGCGATGCACAGGCTAGAGGCCGCCACGAGGCGCACCAGCTTTTCCAGGGAGTTCGACACCGCAGCATTCCTTCCAGCGAATCGGCGAGACGATATCACCATCGACGACGCTTTTGCGGACAGAGCGGCATCAGTGCGGCACGCAGCCTTTCCGAAGCAGCCTTGAGAGTCTGTCCCGAAACTCTACTCCGGCGGCCATCTGACACGGCTTTCTGCGCCAGCCGACTCACCGGAGCGAGTTTCGAGACAGACTCTCAGGGTTTTGATCCCGCATCGGCTTGTCCCGAAAACCGGTTCCCACTTTTCGGGCCTATGCTCTAAGAGGCTCTACACAGCCAGCGATGCATCCCGTGATCCCCCGCGCTCGGAGAGAGACCTGCCCATGAGTCTGCCCGCCATCGTCGTGTTCGATCTCGACGGCACGCTCGCCGAGACCGCGCCCGACATCATGCGCACGCTCAATATCATTCTGGTGCGCGAGGGTCTGCCTGCCTTGCCGCTCGATCGCGCCCGCGAACTGGTCGGCGCCGGCGCCCGGGCTTTGATCGAGCGCGGCTTCCGCGTCTCCGGCCGCCCGCTCGATGAAGCGACGCTGGAGCGCCTG harbors:
- a CDS encoding NAD-dependent succinate-semialdehyde dehydrogenase; the encoded protein is MLKLNDPSLLKSQCYVDGAWIGEGVDAVDNPATGVVLAKVPRFGAAETTAAVEAASRAFKPWAKKTAKERSVILRKWFELIMANQEDLAQIMTAEQGKPITEARGEVAYAASFVEFYAEEAKRIYGETIPSPFPNSRIIIQKQPVGVCAAITPWNFPAAMITRKCSPGLAAGCTFVVKPAPDTPLTALALAELAQRAGIPAGVLNIVTGDAKEIGGVMTSHPAVRFIGFTGSTPVGKLLMQQAASTVKKVGLELGGNAPFIVFDDADIDAAVQGAIAAKYRNMGQTCVCTNRLFVQDGVHDEFVAKFAGEVAKMKVGNGVEVGVVQGPLINERAVEKVERHVADAVAHGAKVVVGGKRHALGRTFYEPTVLSGVTTKMLVTNEETFGPVAPVYRFRTEDEVVAMANDTPFGLAAYFYSKDLGRAFRVAEELEYGMVGINSAMLGTEVAPFGGVKESGLGREGSLHGMDEFVEIKYMLMGGLGA